One genomic region from Magallana gigas chromosome 3, xbMagGiga1.1, whole genome shotgun sequence encodes:
- the LOC105321494 gene encoding septin-2 isoform X8, which translates to MFPTGVFEEMFTAPEQSGYVGFANLPNQVHRKSVKKGFEFTLMVVGESGLGKSTLVNSLFLTDLYPERHIHTASEKITQTVKIDASTVEIEERGVKLRLTVVDTPGFGDSLNSQDCFKPIIQYIDSQFERYLEDESGLNRRHIIDNRVHCCFYFINPSGHGLRPLDISFMKAVHHKVNIVPVIAKSDTLTLQECTQLKRKVMTQIAENGINLYALPDCDEDEDEDYREQCRLLKEAVPFAVIGANTVIEVKGKKVRGRMYPWGVVEVENPDHCDFIKLRTMLITHMQDLQEVTQEVHYENFRAEKLAGGGSVPKKSRKPRNEDAYNEMMDKRRPESQTADLSEREKQLVEKEQELRRMQEMIAKMQAEMNQKNTPQKMQQNGEVKSQNV; encoded by the exons AAATG TTCACAGCACCAGAGCAGTCGGGATATGTCGGCTTTGCCAACCTACCCAATCAGGTCCACAGGAAGTCAGTCAAGAAGGGATTCGAGTTCACACTCATGGTGGTTG GGGAGTCTGGACTGGGGAAGTCCACCTTGGTGAACAGCTTGTTTCTGACAGACCTGTACCCAGAGAGACACATTCACACAGCCTCAG AGAAGATTACGCAGACAGTTAAGATTGATGCCTCCACGGTGGAGATTGAGGAGCGCGGAGTGAAACTGAGGCTGACGGTGGTCGACACCCCAGGGTTCGGGGACTCCCTCAACTCACAGGACTG CTTTAAGCCCATCATCCAGTACATAGACAGTCAGTTTGAGCGTTACCTGGAGGATGAGAGCGGATTAAACAGACGCCATATCATCGATAATCGTGTTCATTGCTGTTTCTACTTCATCAATCCATCAGGCCACGG GTTACGTCCCTTGGATATCTCCTTCATGAAGGCTGTCCATCACAAAGTGAACATAGTCCCAGTGATCGCCAAGTCCGACACGCTCACTCTGCAAGAGTGTACGCAGCTCAAGAGGAAG GTGATGACCCAGATTGCTGAGAACGGCATCAACCTGTACGCGCTGCCCGACTGTGACGAGGATGAGGACGAGGATTACAGAGAGCAATGTCGCCTCCTCAAG GAGGCAGTGCCTTTTGCAGTGATTGGTGCTAATACTGTGATAGAGGTCAAGGGCAAAAAGGTCAGAGGTCGAATGTATCCATGGGGAGTGGTGGAGGTGGAAAATCCAGATCACTGCGACTTCATTAAACTCAGAACCATGCTTAT CACTCACATGCAAGACCTTCAAGAGGTCACACAAGAAGTTCATTATGAGAATTTCCGAGCGGAGAAGCTGGCGGGAGGTGGAAGTGTTCCAAAGAAATCAAG AAAACCCCGCAATGAAGACGCTTACAATGAAATGATGGA TAAACGCAGACCGGAGAGTCAGACGGCCGATCTGTCGGAGCGAGAGAAGCAGCTCGTGGAGAAGGAACAAGAG CTGAGAAGAATGCAGGAAATGATTGCCAAGATGCAGGCAGAGATGAACCAAAAGAACACTCCACAGAAGATGCAACAGAATGGGGAAGTCAAGTCCCAGAATGTGTAA
- the LOC105321494 gene encoding septin-2 isoform X7 produces MSVRNSARTKIGCVLSDCLQMQFTAPEQSGYVGFANLPNQVHRKSVKKGFEFTLMVVGESGLGKSTLVNSLFLTDLYPERHIHTASEKITQTVKIDASTVEIEERGVKLRLTVVDTPGFGDSLNSQDCFKPIIQYIDSQFERYLEDESGLNRRHIIDNRVHCCFYFINPSGHGLRPLDISFMKAVHHKVNIVPVIAKSDTLTLQECTQLKRKVMTQIAENGINLYALPDCDEDEDEDYREQCRLLKEAVPFAVIGANTVIEVKGKKVRGRMYPWGVVEVENPDHCDFIKLRTMLITHMQDLQEVTQEVHYENFRAEKLAGGGSVPKKSRKPRNEDAYNEMMDKRRPESQTADLSEREKQLVEKEQELRRMQEMIAKMQAEMNQKNTPQKMQQNGEVKSQNV; encoded by the exons ATGAGTGTAAGAAATTCTGCTAGAACAAAGATCGGTTGTGTATTGTCAGATTGCCTTCAGATGCAG TTCACAGCACCAGAGCAGTCGGGATATGTCGGCTTTGCCAACCTACCCAATCAGGTCCACAGGAAGTCAGTCAAGAAGGGATTCGAGTTCACACTCATGGTGGTTG GGGAGTCTGGACTGGGGAAGTCCACCTTGGTGAACAGCTTGTTTCTGACAGACCTGTACCCAGAGAGACACATTCACACAGCCTCAG AGAAGATTACGCAGACAGTTAAGATTGATGCCTCCACGGTGGAGATTGAGGAGCGCGGAGTGAAACTGAGGCTGACGGTGGTCGACACCCCAGGGTTCGGGGACTCCCTCAACTCACAGGACTG CTTTAAGCCCATCATCCAGTACATAGACAGTCAGTTTGAGCGTTACCTGGAGGATGAGAGCGGATTAAACAGACGCCATATCATCGATAATCGTGTTCATTGCTGTTTCTACTTCATCAATCCATCAGGCCACGG GTTACGTCCCTTGGATATCTCCTTCATGAAGGCTGTCCATCACAAAGTGAACATAGTCCCAGTGATCGCCAAGTCCGACACGCTCACTCTGCAAGAGTGTACGCAGCTCAAGAGGAAG GTGATGACCCAGATTGCTGAGAACGGCATCAACCTGTACGCGCTGCCCGACTGTGACGAGGATGAGGACGAGGATTACAGAGAGCAATGTCGCCTCCTCAAG GAGGCAGTGCCTTTTGCAGTGATTGGTGCTAATACTGTGATAGAGGTCAAGGGCAAAAAGGTCAGAGGTCGAATGTATCCATGGGGAGTGGTGGAGGTGGAAAATCCAGATCACTGCGACTTCATTAAACTCAGAACCATGCTTAT CACTCACATGCAAGACCTTCAAGAGGTCACACAAGAAGTTCATTATGAGAATTTCCGAGCGGAGAAGCTGGCGGGAGGTGGAAGTGTTCCAAAGAAATCAAG AAAACCCCGCAATGAAGACGCTTACAATGAAATGATGGA TAAACGCAGACCGGAGAGTCAGACGGCCGATCTGTCGGAGCGAGAGAAGCAGCTCGTGGAGAAGGAACAAGAG CTGAGAAGAATGCAGGAAATGATTGCCAAGATGCAGGCAGAGATGAACCAAAAGAACACTCCACAGAAGATGCAACAGAATGGGGAAGTCAAGTCCCAGAATGTGTAA
- the LOC105321494 gene encoding septin-2 isoform X6 produces MATDGRQFTAPEQSGYVGFANLPNQVHRKSVKKGFEFTLMVVGESGLGKSTLVNSLFLTDLYPERHIHTASEKITQTVKIDASTVEIEERGVKLRLTVVDTPGFGDSLNSQDCFKPIIQYIDSQFERYLEDESGLNRRHIIDNRVHCCFYFINPSGHGLRPLDISFMKAVHHKVNIVPVIAKSDTLTLQECTQLKRKVMTQIAENGINLYALPDCDEDEDEDYREQCRLLKEAVPFAVIGANTVIEVKGKKVRGRMYPWGVVEVENPDHCDFIKLRTMLITHMQDLQEVTQEVHYENFRAEKLAGGGSVPKKSRKPRNEDAYNEMMDKRRPESQTADLSEREKQLVEKEQELRRMQEMIAKMQAEMNQKNTPQKMQQNGEVKSQNV; encoded by the exons TTCACAGCACCAGAGCAGTCGGGATATGTCGGCTTTGCCAACCTACCCAATCAGGTCCACAGGAAGTCAGTCAAGAAGGGATTCGAGTTCACACTCATGGTGGTTG GGGAGTCTGGACTGGGGAAGTCCACCTTGGTGAACAGCTTGTTTCTGACAGACCTGTACCCAGAGAGACACATTCACACAGCCTCAG AGAAGATTACGCAGACAGTTAAGATTGATGCCTCCACGGTGGAGATTGAGGAGCGCGGAGTGAAACTGAGGCTGACGGTGGTCGACACCCCAGGGTTCGGGGACTCCCTCAACTCACAGGACTG CTTTAAGCCCATCATCCAGTACATAGACAGTCAGTTTGAGCGTTACCTGGAGGATGAGAGCGGATTAAACAGACGCCATATCATCGATAATCGTGTTCATTGCTGTTTCTACTTCATCAATCCATCAGGCCACGG GTTACGTCCCTTGGATATCTCCTTCATGAAGGCTGTCCATCACAAAGTGAACATAGTCCCAGTGATCGCCAAGTCCGACACGCTCACTCTGCAAGAGTGTACGCAGCTCAAGAGGAAG GTGATGACCCAGATTGCTGAGAACGGCATCAACCTGTACGCGCTGCCCGACTGTGACGAGGATGAGGACGAGGATTACAGAGAGCAATGTCGCCTCCTCAAG GAGGCAGTGCCTTTTGCAGTGATTGGTGCTAATACTGTGATAGAGGTCAAGGGCAAAAAGGTCAGAGGTCGAATGTATCCATGGGGAGTGGTGGAGGTGGAAAATCCAGATCACTGCGACTTCATTAAACTCAGAACCATGCTTAT CACTCACATGCAAGACCTTCAAGAGGTCACACAAGAAGTTCATTATGAGAATTTCCGAGCGGAGAAGCTGGCGGGAGGTGGAAGTGTTCCAAAGAAATCAAG AAAACCCCGCAATGAAGACGCTTACAATGAAATGATGGA TAAACGCAGACCGGAGAGTCAGACGGCCGATCTGTCGGAGCGAGAGAAGCAGCTCGTGGAGAAGGAACAAGAG CTGAGAAGAATGCAGGAAATGATTGCCAAGATGCAGGCAGAGATGAACCAAAAGAACACTCCACAGAAGATGCAACAGAATGGGGAAGTCAAGTCCCAGAATGTGTAA
- the LOC105321494 gene encoding septin-2 isoform X9: MWGYTDGRQFTAPEQSGYVGFANLPNQVHRKSVKKGFEFTLMVVGESGLGKSTLVNSLFLTDLYPERHIHTASEKITQTVKIDASTVEIEERGVKLRLTVVDTPGFGDSLNSQDCFKPIIQYIDSQFERYLEDESGLNRRHIIDNRVHCCFYFINPSGHGLRPLDISFMKAVHHKVNIVPVIAKSDTLTLQECTQLKRKVMTQIAENGINLYALPDCDEDEDEDYREQCRLLKEAVPFAVIGANTVIEVKGKKVRGRMYPWGVVEVENPDHCDFIKLRTMLITHMQDLQEVTQEVHYENFRAEKLAGGGSVPKKSRKPRNEDAYNEMMDKRRPESQTADLSEREKQLVEKEQELRRMQEMIAKMQAEMNQKNTPQKMQQNGEVKSQNV, from the exons TTCACAGCACCAGAGCAGTCGGGATATGTCGGCTTTGCCAACCTACCCAATCAGGTCCACAGGAAGTCAGTCAAGAAGGGATTCGAGTTCACACTCATGGTGGTTG GGGAGTCTGGACTGGGGAAGTCCACCTTGGTGAACAGCTTGTTTCTGACAGACCTGTACCCAGAGAGACACATTCACACAGCCTCAG AGAAGATTACGCAGACAGTTAAGATTGATGCCTCCACGGTGGAGATTGAGGAGCGCGGAGTGAAACTGAGGCTGACGGTGGTCGACACCCCAGGGTTCGGGGACTCCCTCAACTCACAGGACTG CTTTAAGCCCATCATCCAGTACATAGACAGTCAGTTTGAGCGTTACCTGGAGGATGAGAGCGGATTAAACAGACGCCATATCATCGATAATCGTGTTCATTGCTGTTTCTACTTCATCAATCCATCAGGCCACGG GTTACGTCCCTTGGATATCTCCTTCATGAAGGCTGTCCATCACAAAGTGAACATAGTCCCAGTGATCGCCAAGTCCGACACGCTCACTCTGCAAGAGTGTACGCAGCTCAAGAGGAAG GTGATGACCCAGATTGCTGAGAACGGCATCAACCTGTACGCGCTGCCCGACTGTGACGAGGATGAGGACGAGGATTACAGAGAGCAATGTCGCCTCCTCAAG GAGGCAGTGCCTTTTGCAGTGATTGGTGCTAATACTGTGATAGAGGTCAAGGGCAAAAAGGTCAGAGGTCGAATGTATCCATGGGGAGTGGTGGAGGTGGAAAATCCAGATCACTGCGACTTCATTAAACTCAGAACCATGCTTAT CACTCACATGCAAGACCTTCAAGAGGTCACACAAGAAGTTCATTATGAGAATTTCCGAGCGGAGAAGCTGGCGGGAGGTGGAAGTGTTCCAAAGAAATCAAG AAAACCCCGCAATGAAGACGCTTACAATGAAATGATGGA TAAACGCAGACCGGAGAGTCAGACGGCCGATCTGTCGGAGCGAGAGAAGCAGCTCGTGGAGAAGGAACAAGAG CTGAGAAGAATGCAGGAAATGATTGCCAAGATGCAGGCAGAGATGAACCAAAAGAACACTCCACAGAAGATGCAACAGAATGGGGAAGTCAAGTCCCAGAATGTGTAA